The genomic DNA gagcggcccctctggccccacgggcggggaagaggctggtggccagcataaacagaggagctgcctggcatgctgcaggaagtggatgacaccagctcccctagctgaccctgaggcaccttctgggcccaaatggaggtggccccgggtacagctacggaggagggagccaggagagggcaggagccgggcaaggcagctctggggcttccttcacaggaagccaaggagccaggagctgcaccccagggcccagcaggagccacccaccaccctggcaactgtggagccctgcgccagccccaccctggcccctgaggagccccccgccagccccaccctggcccctgaggagccctgcaccagccccaccctggtccctgaggagccccccgccagccaggaggaggagctgagcgactctgggaccaacaccagcagcttctcgtactcccgaggggccagcagctcctctgaatGGTCTGACAGGCGTGGGGATGaatgctccctctttgcaggtgaggggagacccaggggaaagggaggaggactggggcggtgggggactagtaaccccctgtgcccatcggctcgccaaggtgccgggactgacccatgtgagccccactaacactagtgggggggggcacagccacactccgcggcaggggatgctgggtggagttggggatctcCAGCCTTCCCTGATcatgttggcggggggggggatgactgccacggggccctgaggctcatggggctgagggcgtctgTCGCAGGTGCAGGGTGGGGCCCGCGCTGCCATGGGGCttcttacagagaagggggaaacatggagccttctctgtccactgcatccccccagcagcagaagggattatactttctccttccctccctggtgcagagtcccccagtgcccatgaggatgagaaagaggaagaggaggaggaggaagatgtgtccctggaacaagacatcatcacagagatccaggagtatctccagggcagagataaggtacaaaaatcccccagctgcactgccaccgagtccgtcgtgccccttgttccatctccacccaggcaggggggttttgtccaagagaatccctcacccccaatggggggacacgtctcctctgttctctggcaccccaaagtggggacatttgtcccacacaggccaaggtttccgctccccgcagacactgtccaagttacaaccccggtctgtgccgggcaacactggtttcaggaaggggcggctttccctgtccaaccccatggaggtcctgagccctggagttggtttgggttgggcggggaggtccctatgtaacaggctctctctctctccccccaccccactcctagctgatggggaacagggcccatcagctccgcttcctcgacgctgtgctgagtctgtgtgtcttggcacagcagcaggggtgggacaccctggagccctatatttccaaagcggcccttgtggagagcattgcggtgagtgggaccccgtgcccggcccctggggctagggagccagacatgggaggaagcgttagttgggttggagggggaagcagaggacaggggttcctggggtgagggctggggagcagggaaggggataattgtgacactgatcaggagctggcagtggggaattgtaagcccggaggggaaaggaggggaggggaggggggaattgggtgggagagggagaaggaagtttgatggatgggaggaatgggggggcccagctggttgggggtgggggtgacactggctgtttctgcagagcactttggcctcCACCCTGGGAAGTGCCTCTGGGTCTGCGAGGCCTGGTCTcacacatggttttgtttccttggggtctcccaggagctgattgaaattctccctgaggtgtcagagccgagctccatcatttccagctccatggacgtggtttgcagcctcaggtatcaggaccctcccgtccagctgccctaaccctggtgctgatcgggcccagagctgggagtcacagatcctcctccgcctaggttacccccagctgtggctgttcccatcccccagcagaggaggcgggaacgtcccctctttcctggctggggggtggatttcactccaggaacgttacagtggccgtggggaggggatcactgtgggggagggggtgatgtccatgccagtgccagCACCACGCTGGTGTTGCAAAGTGTACGAcaggctcctctcttctgccagcaaactgaagccaccactgtccctggagctggaatctcgcctcctgagCGCGCTCCTCCACCAGATCTacaccatgggcactgggaacgacaccccccacttccaggtaggtcctgatcctacttctctgtccccggagcaggagcaggctctggtccctgctccctcgctttgatagagctgctgagaataggggaggggtgagcagagctgggaacaggcccgcaagaaactggcagtgggggccccttccctccagagaggattgcattacccctccgtggctgatcccagccttccctcctctcctcattctgtgctctgctgcctggactctcccggggatcctacttcccacccactgcagtttggctgttccatagtctgctgggtaccaggcgctgtgcagagaactgctaagagcaaggattgaagaggcagcaggcatccggccatgaacttttgcttagtctctctggagtgatgtgaatgggagaggccaggatgtgccttttgagtcttgccagggctcctagagaatcctcctaattgtcccctgactggtgtggccccatgtcccttgactggcgggtgctccctcctcttgcaggctctccacaagagctttttgcagagcctggacagcatgctcaggggcctgctgagcgagacccccagcttggagaagctgcagcacctcttggaggtgagtagaatgggacggtctggggtggaattgcccctgaaccctgtgggagggcagcaaacgagatattagaagagccacatttccattgtgtccttccagcttggacccagccggccacactttcccagagctgccagtgcagggggaaggagctgggactgtcagccagcgctctgcccgattgcattaagcactaacagtgagcagcaggcctggctggggactgagagactgaaacccctgtgagatgcaggacatgggcctctgagaaaagtcactggctcctctctagggagaccctgagatacaggaggagcctcagggaatcagctcttctgtcctagggacactgcagttcccggagggattgtcctcacggccgttccatccatcctaccaaggcccttgcagctggggtctggggtccagggcatgtgccttgatcctgacgtgctgttcatggatcaggggttcagggcaaacggaccagccctaagactgaccattgtcccagcctggagagacgatgagcttgtgctcagcaagacgtgggcagtgtcatggacccccttttcaagctctgcgaccaggggtcagctgttccaccctgagcgcaaggtgtaagccccatggggaccgggagaggctcgtttgtagagcatgtacgcctgcccactgaccctcccctgcctccttctcccgcagcacatccATGTCTGGATCCCATCAAAaagggccctggagagagctagggccatacagagcagcgctgccctgctcgaattcgccacctccctgcctggatttgacgtaagtgacctttgaccccagcatcctgcagagtcagggcttgagtcaagttcctcatcccatggctaattggtccccctgggtccgcaagggactgcgttccataggccacgggctggcagatttgtgcctggcctcagggcccttgttattctggagcagctaggcagtaagtgctcatagagggcctttgccctggtccctttgctccaagctcccatgggggcagagagctctcgctcctctcgcccagcgcctcctacagaggggtgggagcagagctctggcccaggggcgctggagagctgaagggagaaggttgatggattcccctctcctcctccttccaccagacctcctccgacttctccatggcaggcgactttgtgctgcagctgggtctccatgtatcccacccagccgaggacatcagccggcaagccaggggtgggatatattggctgcacaggctcctggtgcagaagaggggtaagaacccagctgggcaatgggaccccatggaaacaagcctctcggagactagctccagctggccattgggacgcctagaggactaaggcctctctgtttagacccactgtagaAGGGCAGAGGAACCCCAATAGTAACAAGGCCCCTCCtttgagactccctctgctgggcaatgggaccctacagaaagaagccccctcctctgagaccaatcccaccttagatgatgactctttctcttccactctctctgaattagggagatgagtgtgaaagtgccagggaaattggctgctttatttcagagcccggctctgtcgccagcccagggaaatagcccacccacagggcagccagctcgtgaggggacaggaacagagctattgagagacatggagggaaagagcccatcatgagggcaggggtaggagcagagaccacaggggaaggacacaaagcttgtaggatgtcaccagttgggtagtcagggccagatcctgacttcagtgggtgtggggggttctcagtattagacaccaccattaacaggcacccactcccagagcacaatgactctaagggtcacatgattactgtgatgactaaaacaaatcccccttctggtactaaaccgcctggtatggaccctgcgattccattgggctgtggatgccacgaggaccctggccagtgtgcacccagacggaaaccggcagtgaaagcggaatgccaaacctccccaatgggtgtgtctttctcccccagggctcaacatcaccgagggaagagagctgtggtgccgggaagggctccaggataccgagcgcctgggctatagaaacctggccagggtgggagaggtaaggactctctgccggtgcattgcagcagctcaggtgtggagctgtctccccctgcagtgagtgtgtcatggacacagggcaagagcctgctacttatttgcagcagagtatgtgaggttcctgggaatgtcagtggggtgaggcgtgggaatgacccagatctaaaagacccctcacctctagcgggtgagctgcaggagatatcgctgctgggagcagtagagtgtctgggtgagctggtttcaaagtgcggagacccatttccagcatctcatggcacctgggttgaatcctgctccagaaagagctattggaggcctcagtgcctgcagcctcttactgaagggggttctttggtccatgggaccccaaaggttggctgccccaggactcttctccaccttgtgagccaccagagggatttggagcctggttctgagccattgcaagggctctgattctgttggttttaggtctttggtgagatattcacggaagagcagaaaaaaaattttcttcacggggcgctggaggccatacatcaccccctgctccatgtcagccaggctgggctgctgctcacctaCTCCATCATTGGGGAAGCCGGCAAGCTGCTAGAtgacgaggtaaccaaagagggatcaactggggagggaaccccagggcctttcacctccaggccattgacagtcactcccatcccatccccacgcgctgacctgggagcaaggagaggatgaacccaggcaggtgccattggtaggtgccagcttgtcccctgagcagctcaaagcagggcagacccagctctccagcaaggctatttcctaacaggcatcacatcaacacgccacgctgccattgctcatgctaggggctgccaactcccctagccacctctgtgagcctttcatcccctccgggcctcaagccggttcctagtgctctgggatcatgttatctcagcccccacctgctctgggagagctggagaagtcagtcagcggaggctgcttaagtgccccattccccagagctactgtccatggcatcatgttaaggatgggggatcccttggggaaaggtgtccacttcctctcaccccccggcactactgcccaaagcctcccagccccgcagctggagggggcgagggcggctgaggggattctggggagcggagctgaatcctcagctgtgttgggaggtagaacagctctcggggggactgagaggactgggggcaggagttcattccccaatggtgggagaggggatgggagtcactggagaagagacgagattttgtctcgggggttgggtgggggaatccgtccctcagacatggggggtagggaggaaattttgctggctcccggtgccgttaatcccctttgttctcatgggtgtccgagtctctgattgatccttgttccctggcaACAGGGGGACATTAGAACAAACGTGATGTACAGGCTCTTTGCTATCAGGAGATCTGGCCTGGTGCCCCAAGGACTGGAGGGGCAGTGCTCCACGTGgcagccttgaagacccaccccccgcttcacatgactagaagcccccagcccctgccacaggtactgctctgtctcactgtgcctgggggggaagggctgggggaagcggccatagagcccacagcactgagagaaagccaggccgagcacctcgctctcaccaccctgccccaccccgacccctggagctggggccaggccagatactggttcggaagaatcaggctgtggggctggcccagaaatgagagcatctgcagaaccaggggttatgctcaatagccgttgcagtctgggaggggtggcctgacatggagcccctcccctgtcgtcactgctcagaccttcccatggcccgtgtcatCCCTGACGCAgcaaatgtctgaccatcccccacctcgggcccaatccacccacctggtatctgaacccttcccagccaggaatgaaactcgcccctaacagtctggggcagggaaggatcctccccatctggcaggtgggaactgagacgtagaggaagggctgtgggcctggtcacacaatcctgggtggagatctgggaagtggactgggtcccagcctagagcctttcccgcaggggcactttcactttctgccctttattctcctctccagctagggggtctgtgagtgtgaaatgaacagggagggtgatggggtcctggcatatagcctggatgggagctccccttggcttggaccc from Chrysemys picta bellii isolate R12L10 unplaced genomic scaffold, ASM1138683v2 scaf1192, whole genome shotgun sequence includes the following:
- the LOC135979744 gene encoding maestro heat-like repeat-containing protein family member 7; amino-acid sequence: MSMPVPAPRWCCKVYDRLLSSASKLKPPLSLELESRLLSALLHQIYTMGTGNDTPHFQALHKSFLQSLDSMLRGLLSETPSLEKLQHLLEHIHVWIPSKRALERARAIQSSAALLEFATSLPGFDTSSDFSMAGDFVLQLGLHVSHPAEDISRQARGGIYWLHRLLVQKRGKNPAGQWDPMETSLSETSSSWPLGRLED